One stretch of Harmonia axyridis chromosome 1, icHarAxyr1.1, whole genome shotgun sequence DNA includes these proteins:
- the LOC123689065 gene encoding RNA-binding protein pno1 gives MEVDKPADTIDINNLDVKKSTKRKRTNQDGSQVASHNGIEGKKTRGPKSKKLKLIPYSESKENVRKIPVPAHRVTPLKNNWMKIYTPVTENLLLLMRFNTKTRNVELKTIKETKDIANLQKAADFVKAFLYGFEVEDALALIRLDDLFVETFEIKDVKTLAGDHKSRAIGRLAGKEGRTKFSIENATKTRIVLADSRIHILGSFQNIQFARKFICDLILGAQPSKVFGQMKNASSHVSARM, from the exons atggaaGTTGATAAACCGGCGGATACAATTGACATCAATAATCTTGATGTCAAGAAGAGTACGAAAAGAAAACGCACCAATCAAGATGGTTCCCAAGTCGCAAGTCACAATGGAATTGAGGGAAAAAAAACAAGGGgtccaaaatcaaaaaaattgaaattgatcccGTATTCCGAATCTAAAGAGAATGTGAGAAAGATACCTGTCCCAGCTCATAGAGTCACacctttgaaaaataattggatGAAGATTTATACACCAGTGACCGAAAATTTGTTATTGTTGATGAGATTTAACACAAAGACAAGGAACGTTGAACTTAAAACTATTAAAGAAACAAAAGATATTGCAAATTTACAGAAAGCTGCAGATTTTGTTAAg GCATTTCTATATGGTTTTGAAGTGGAAGATGCTCTTGCCTTAATACGTTTAGATGATTTATTTGtggaaacatttgaaataaaagATGTAAAAACATTAGCAGGAGATCATAAATCAAGAGCTATTGGAAGATTAGCTGGTAAAGAGGGAAGAACGAAATTTTCTATAGAAAATGCAACAAAAACAAGAATTGTGTTGGCAGATAGTAGAATTCACATCTTAGGAAGTTTCCAGAATATTCAATTTGCTAGGAAATTTATTTGTGACTTAATCTTAGGAGCACAACCAAGCAAAGTTTTTGGACAAATGAAAAATGCGAGTTCACATGTGTCAGCCAGGATGTGA
- the LOC123672470 gene encoding zinc finger protein 711-like translates to METYSNIFLDEINHHRVKMEMGEDDSYEKGNSFDLDQRKSPNFQDTTDWGHIDEKTEFMGIVQHYTDENGIRSSIKYEKGEFASNQKNNLEGHIDAVHLNERDDYAANHKVQLKIHIDSVHLNKKEHKCYLCDYASNQKHVLKKHIDSRRPELKRLQQRGYCEQLKRKTLRTITGYKLADRQKFCYKREVPSGRCGQMDKEEAERVEPSCGQNELRQNGKVHQGTTNPH, encoded by the exons atggaaacatactCAAACATTTTCCTAGATGAAATTAATCATCACAGAGTAAAGATGGAAATGGGAGAAGATGATAGCTATGAAAAAGGAAACTCATTTGACTTGGA CCAGAGGAAGAGTCCAAA TTTTCAGGACACAACTGATTGGGGGCATATTGATGAAAAGACTGAATTCATGGGAATTGTTCAGCATTACACTGATGAGAATGGAATAAGATCGtctattaaatatgaaaaagggGAGTTTGCTTCAAATCAGAAAAACAATCTCGAAGGgcatatagatgctgtccatttgaatgaaagagatgattatgcagccaaccataaagttcaactcaaaattcatatcgattctgtccatttgaataaaaaagaacataaatgttacttatgtgattatgcatctAATCAGAAACAtgtcctcaaaaagcatatagattct CGGAGACCAGAGCTGAAACGTCTACAACAAAGAGGATATTGCGAACAACTGAAAAGGAAGACCCTAAGAACAATAACGGGATACAAACTGGCGGACAGACAGAAATTCTGTTATAAGAGAGAAGTGCCAAGTGGACGATGTGGTCAGATGGATAAGGAAGAGGCGGAGAGAGTGGAACCATCATGTGGACAGAATGAGCTAAGACAGAATGGCAAAGTTCACCAGGGGACAACAAACCCCCATTAA
- the LOC123675831 gene encoding serine/threonine-protein phosphatase 2A regulatory subunit B'' subunit gamma-like gives MDFKTLLKNKVNKLKDKYGLPSEDRQIKLEEEYFAKYLEEFGLKCNDETIKIPRFYKRPPSENEPLRQHLREESVSHLLKRRSQQLLDNDELKELWILLENQSLPDDQLITYSDFKRIASLANQKAQTYFTPCVFAKLQQGDPQGRIFTLSLFNYVMRKVWLEQTRIGLSLYDTSGLGFLTEMDLENYITDLLPTIPQLEGLEKSFHSFYVCTVIRKFLFFLDTVGSGRVRILDILSCSFLDDLLELRDENLSKESLEQNWFSASSALRIYGHYLNLDRNHNGMLSKSELASYGSGTLTQPFLDRVFQTCVTYGGEMDYKTYLDLVLALENRSEPQAISYLFRIIDIREQKYLDAFTLNYFFRAIQDQMKAHGAEPVSFEDVKDELFDMVRPKDPERITLEDLLACGQGDTFISILIEFHGFWAYENREAVTAESAQD, from the exons atggATTTTAAAACTCTTCTGAAAAATAAAGTCAACAAACTGAAAG ataaataTGGTTTACCTTCTGAAGATCGTCAAATCAAACTAGAGGAAGAATATTTTGCTAAATATCTAGAAGAATTCGGACTTAAATGTAACGATGAAACGATAAAAATTCCGCGCTTTTATAAAAGACCCCCTAGTGAGAATGAACCACTTCGTCAACACCTTCGTGAAGAAAGTGTATCGCACCTATTGAAAAGACGAAGCCAGCAACTTTTAGATAACGATGAATTGAAGGAACTGTGGATACTTTTAGAGAATCAAAGCCTTCCTGATGACCAGCTTATAACCTATTCAGATTTCAAAAGAATTGCTTCCTTAGCTAATCAAAAAGCACAAACCTATTTTACTCCATGTGTTTTTGCAAAATTACAGCAAGGGGACCCCCAAGGAAGAATTTTTACACTGTCTCTTTTTAATTATGTAATGAGAAAGGTTTGGTTAGAACAAACAAGAATTGGCCTTTCTTTATATGATACTTCAGGACTAGGTTTTTTAACTGAAATGGACTTAGAAAATTATATAACAGATTTGTTACCTACAATTCCTCAACTTGAAGGATTAGAAAAGTCATTTCACAGTTTTTATGTTTGTACAGttatcagaaaatttttattttttttagacaCAGTTGGTTCGGGGCGTGTTAGAATACTTGATATATTGTCCTGTTCTTTTTTAGATGATTTGCTTGAATTACGAGATGAGAATCTGAGTAAAGAATCTCTTGAGCAAAATTGGTTCAGTGCATCCTCAGCATTGAGAATATATGGACATTATTTAAATTTAGATAGAAACCATAATGGAATGTTGAGTAAATCAGAGTTGGCAAGTTATGGTTCAGGAACCTTAACTCAACCATTTTTGGATCGTGTTTTTCAAACTTGTGTTACATATGGTGGTGAAATGGATTATAAAACCTATTTAGACTTAGTTTTAGCACTAGAGAATCGCTCAGAGCCTCAAGCAATATCATACCTATTTCGAATTATCGATATAAGAGAACAGAAATATCTGGATGCATTCacattgaattatttctttAGAGCTATTCAGGATCAAATGAAGGCACATGGAGCTGAGCCAGTTTCATTTGAAGATGTTAAAGATGAGTTGTTTGATATGGTAAGGCCTAAAGATCCTGAGAGAATCACTCTTGAAGATTTGCTTGCCTGTGGGCAAGGTGATACCTTTATTagtattttaattgaatttcatgGCTTTTGGGCTTATGAAAATCGAGAAGCTGTAACAGCTGAATCAGCACAAGACTAG
- the LOC123675825 gene encoding XK-related protein 7-like encodes MAEFLPLCDLLFNVVSLAAYFCDFVFDILVISELYKRNQTNLFSIALGSCILTAIVTQMLSLYWYLNKKPNGWARCFVIVLHFTQLGVLWRYSRLLVPVQLSSVKREVRDLCILRLIHGFVQAAPMLLLQLSLLPTNEGGLPSDLLTVSASLSLFSICWSLASFSKHVQCVDRLVLTWFGVVSQLLWRGGTVTARALALAAYAASYKSWIFLVLSLHWACMFLWLLSPKSPFHGQRGSKLGLCALIAAVYILAYINLQEKPHGRTMTIFYVIMFFENCLLVSAWLAAVWYNKPPYWELVPILTIVLFLVGIIFMLMYYKFFHVKRLLEKPAAPPGVFNCRFSSPAAAALYRKKKKPTTFVPPPVLSPMAVPFWRRPLPSSSENEGSSVGSRVNIHQKLQEKKQKQLAELKIIEEEIKQGKLVGPEGVDLDDRQPIPSEKKHVEPQLLSLASLNNLVSYGVNLNRRPPPRAPRCRTPELLLAPRYLYCDCAVNEPEVMEMPGPHAPSDLESQLSLPRSYTLPREFKYYRRQRLNRPVQTVASTNSSDGDVDSADEESDCNPPPAVVRPLRRQFRHETKL; translated from the exons ATGGCAGAATTTTTGCCATTATGTGATCTTCTCTTCAATGTAGTGTCCTTAGCTGCATATTTCTGCGACTTTGTATTTGATATACTTGTCATATCTGAGTTGTATAAAAGAAACCAAACAAATTTGTTCAGCATAGCTCTGGGATCTTGTATATTAACAGCGATAGTAACACAAATGCTCTCTTTATATTGGTATTTGAACAAGAAACCAAATGGCTGGGCAAGATGTTTTGTGATAGTGCTTCATTTCACACAACTTGGAGTTTTGTGGAGATATTCACGTCTTTTAGTACCTGTTCAATTAAGTAGTGTTAAGAGAGAAGTGAGAGATCTGTGTATATTAAGGTTAATTCATGGTTTTGTTCAGGCAGCTCCTATGCTGCTTTTACAGTTGAGTTTATTGCCAACCAATGAAGGTGGACTACCATCTGATTTATTAACAGTATCAGCATCACTGTCATTATTTTCCATTTGCTGGTCATTAGCATCATTCAGTAAACATGTTCAATGTGTGGATAGACTAGTATTGACATGGTTTGGAGTAGTATCACAACTTTTGTGGAGAGGAGGAACTGTAACTGCTCGAGCTCTTGCTCTTGCAGCATATGCTGCAAGTTACAAGTCATGGATATTCTTAGTTCTTTCACTCCATTGGGCTTGCATGTTCCTATGGTTGTTATCTCCTAAAAGTCCATTTCATGGACAAAGGGGAAGTAAACTTGGCCTATGTGCCTTAATTGCAGCCGTTTATATTTTGGCATACATTAATCTACAAGAAAAACCTCATGGAAGAACAATGACAATCTTTTATGTGATTATGTTCTTTGAGAATTGCCTATTAGTAAGTGCATGGTTAGCGGCTGTATGGTACAATAAACCCCCTTATTGGGAGCTGGTTCCAATACTCACCATTGTTCTTTTCTTAGTAGGTATAATTTTCATGTTGatgtattataaatttttccatgTGAAAAGATTATTGGAAAAGCCTGCAGCTCCACCAGGTGTGTTCAATTGTCGTTTTAGTAGTCCTGCAGCAGCTGCTTTATAccggaaaaagaaaaaaccaaCTACTTTTGTACCTCCACCTGTGTTATCACCAATGGCAGTACCTTTTTGGAGGAGACCACTACCTTCTTCCAGTGAAAATGAAGGTAGTAGTGTTG GTTCTAGAGTAAATATTCATCAAAAACTTCAGGAAAAAAAGCAGAAACAATTGGCTGAACTTAAAATAATAGAGGAAGAAATAAAACAGGGTAAATTGGTAGGTCCAGAAGGTGTTGATTTAGATGATCGTCAACCGATCCCCAGTGAGAAGAAGCATGTGGAGCCTCAACTACTCAGTTTGGCATCTTTGAATAACTTGGTCAGCTATGGAGTTAATCTTAACAGGAGGCCACCCCCAAGAGCTCCCAGATGTAGAACGCCTGAGCTTCTGTTGGCTCCTAGATATTTGTATTGTGATTGTGCGGTTAATGAACCTGAGGTAATGGAAATGCCAGGGCCTCATGCTCCCTCGGACTTGGAGAGTCAGTTGTCTCTACCAAGATCGTATACTTTACCAAGAGAATTTAAATATTATCGTAGACAGAGATTGAATAGACCTGTACAGACTGTTGCCTCTACAAACAGTAGTGATGGTGATGTTGACTCTGCAGATGAAGAGAGTGATTGTAATCCCCCGCCAGCAGTTGTGAGGCCGTTGAGGCGGCAGTTTAGGCATGAAACAAAGTTGTGA